One Nocardioides luti DNA window includes the following coding sequences:
- a CDS encoding nucleotide sugar dehydrogenase has protein sequence MRISVFGCGYLGAVHAACMTQLGHEVVGIDVIPDHVAALARGEAPFFEPGLPEILAEGLASGRLTFTTDATSAADATVHFVCVGTPQKRGENAADLAYVHSAIDALLPILKAGDVVVGKSTVPVGTAESLAERIAEVHPDVELIWNPEFLREGFAVEDTLRPDRFVYGHADTEAGRAAAGQLDEVYAVALASGTPKIVADLATAQLVKVAANSFLATKISFINAMAELCEATGADVTLLADAIGHDNRIGRRFLNAGVGFGGGCLPKDIRAFMARAGELGVDQALTFLREVDSINMRRRVRMVDLAREVCGGSIVGRRVAVLGAAFKPNSDDVRDSPALSVAAQMQLQGAQVTVTDPEAIDNAAKKWPELSFAASVDDAVRGAEVVLLLTEWSEYVALDPVALRGQVASPRIIDGRNCLEPAVWRDAGWTYRALGRP, from the coding sequence GTTCTTCGAGCCCGGGCTCCCGGAGATCCTGGCCGAAGGTCTGGCGAGTGGTCGGCTGACCTTCACCACCGACGCCACGTCAGCCGCAGATGCGACGGTGCACTTCGTCTGTGTGGGAACGCCGCAGAAGAGGGGCGAGAACGCCGCCGACCTGGCCTACGTCCACTCCGCGATCGATGCGTTGCTTCCGATCCTCAAGGCCGGAGACGTCGTCGTCGGCAAGTCCACTGTGCCCGTCGGTACAGCGGAGTCCCTGGCAGAACGCATCGCCGAGGTCCACCCGGACGTGGAGCTGATCTGGAACCCCGAATTCCTTCGCGAAGGCTTCGCAGTTGAGGACACCCTGCGGCCGGACCGATTCGTCTACGGGCACGCGGACACTGAGGCGGGGCGAGCGGCCGCAGGCCAGTTGGACGAGGTCTACGCCGTTGCCCTCGCCAGCGGGACCCCCAAGATCGTGGCCGACCTGGCGACGGCTCAACTGGTCAAGGTCGCTGCGAACTCGTTCCTGGCCACGAAGATCTCCTTCATCAACGCGATGGCCGAGCTGTGTGAGGCGACGGGCGCAGACGTCACCCTGCTCGCAGACGCGATCGGTCACGACAACCGGATCGGGCGCAGGTTCCTCAATGCTGGCGTCGGGTTTGGTGGTGGCTGCCTGCCCAAGGACATCCGTGCCTTCATGGCCCGAGCCGGGGAACTGGGGGTTGACCAGGCGCTTACCTTCCTGCGCGAGGTCGACTCGATCAACATGCGTCGACGGGTACGGATGGTCGACCTGGCTCGTGAAGTGTGCGGCGGGTCGATCGTCGGCCGGCGCGTTGCCGTCCTCGGTGCCGCCTTCAAGCCCAATAGCGACGATGTTCGCGACTCGCCCGCTCTGAGCGTGGCCGCTCAGATGCAGCTGCAGGGCGCGCAGGTGACCGTCACGGACCCCGAGGCGATCGACAACGCTGCCAAGAAGTGGCCCGAGCTCAGTTTCGCCGCCAGCGTCGACGATGCCGTCCGGGGCGCGGAGGTCGTCCTCCTGCTCACGGAGTGGAGTGAATACGTGGCACTCGATCCCGTGGCCCTGCGCGGTCAGGTGGCCAGCCCGCGGATCATCGACGGGCGCAACTGCCTCGAGCCTGCGGTGTGGCGCGACGCCGGGTGGACCTACCGAGCCCTCGGTCGCCCCTGA
- the manA gene encoding mannose-6-phosphate isomerase, class I, producing MYRLRNGVQNYAWGSPDAIPRFLGERPAGTAVAEVWIGTHPLQPSTAVSSDGSSKPLSDITGDLPFMLKLLAADQPLSLQVHPSKSQAEDGFAEEERAGIPLDAPHRVYKDANHKPEMVYALSTFDSLIGFRPTVEILRVLAPLGTPLTQRLVEDLRADPGFAGIVRRVEWLLAQHVTAAEVGEVVGACRAIANLGMDIKRAYATAVEIAAYYPDDIGVILSLMLNRMTLQPGEAAFLGAGIIHSHLKGLCLEVMASSDNVLRAGLTTKHIDALGVVNCLGETGMARIARVSPEFVLADTEVFSPADVEFALAITQVSHADPDGVSVVDAKRSLLICTGGDVEVRCASGERVPLGRGDSLFLGPDDRGCAIVGLGEVAQAFEPTARALHSRLVDVV from the coding sequence ATGTACCGACTGCGCAACGGCGTCCAGAACTACGCCTGGGGCTCTCCCGACGCCATCCCGCGCTTCCTCGGCGAGCGCCCCGCAGGGACCGCCGTGGCGGAGGTGTGGATCGGGACCCACCCCCTACAGCCGTCGACCGCTGTCAGCAGCGACGGCTCGTCGAAGCCGCTGTCCGACATCACCGGCGACCTGCCGTTCATGCTGAAGCTGCTGGCCGCCGACCAGCCGCTCTCCCTGCAGGTGCACCCGAGCAAGTCGCAGGCCGAGGACGGCTTCGCCGAGGAGGAGCGGGCAGGCATTCCGCTCGACGCTCCGCACCGCGTCTACAAGGACGCCAACCACAAGCCGGAGATGGTCTACGCGCTGTCGACGTTCGACAGTCTCATCGGCTTCCGACCCACCGTGGAGATCCTCCGGGTGCTCGCGCCGCTGGGCACGCCCCTGACCCAGCGGCTGGTCGAGGACCTGCGCGCCGATCCCGGATTCGCCGGCATCGTCCGTCGCGTCGAGTGGCTCCTGGCACAGCACGTCACGGCGGCCGAGGTCGGAGAGGTCGTCGGGGCCTGTCGGGCGATCGCCAACCTGGGCATGGACATCAAGCGGGCCTACGCAACGGCGGTCGAGATCGCCGCCTACTACCCCGACGACATCGGCGTGATTCTGTCCCTCATGCTGAACCGGATGACCCTGCAGCCGGGCGAGGCCGCCTTTCTGGGGGCCGGCATCATCCACTCGCACCTGAAGGGTCTGTGCCTGGAGGTCATGGCATCATCGGACAACGTGCTGCGTGCGGGGCTCACCACCAAGCACATCGACGCCTTGGGGGTGGTCAACTGTCTCGGCGAGACCGGCATGGCACGGATCGCACGAGTCAGCCCGGAGTTCGTGCTGGCCGATACCGAGGTCTTCAGCCCCGCTGACGTCGAGTTCGCGCTCGCCATCACCCAGGTCTCGCACGCGGATCCCGACGGTGTGTCGGTCGTCGACGCGAAGCGGTCGCTCCTGATCTGCACGGGTGGTGACGTCGAGGTCCGCTGCGCCAGCGGGGAGCGGGTGCCGCTCGGTCGGGGCGACTCGTTGTTCCTCGGCCCCGACGACCGCGGATGCGCCATCGTGGGGCTCGGCGAGGTTGCCCAGGCTTTCGAGCCCACGGCCCGCGCCCTGCACTCCCGCCTGGTCGACGTGGTCTGA
- a CDS encoding sulfite exporter TauE/SafE family protein, which translates to MNDLITTTFFSIVAAGFFVGIVVGLTGMGGGALMTPALIFLGVGDASTVVTADLTAAAIYKTGGAITHAKEGSPNFKLAKWLIIGSVPMALLGPWLIREVAGSEPASVDTLLKECIGFALLLAAATYALRLYVNLRRVRGGVGDADPDPFIRPLATLAVGALGGLLVGITSVGSGSVIMIALLMLYPGLSAVKLVGTDLVQAVPLVMAAAISNIVINGLDWSILIPLVIGSVPGTILGSKIAPKVPQSFIRRGIVVVLTMSGVALLDKAGWAPLGAGDDETHPILIAVIGLVMIVVVPLIWGLLRKEQGLPMFGAPTVAELEGEKRRRQIDAG; encoded by the coding sequence ATGAACGACCTCATCACCACCACCTTCTTCTCGATCGTTGCGGCCGGCTTCTTCGTCGGCATCGTGGTCGGTCTCACCGGCATGGGTGGTGGCGCCCTGATGACACCGGCGCTGATCTTCCTGGGCGTCGGCGACGCCTCGACGGTCGTCACCGCCGACCTCACGGCGGCCGCGATCTACAAGACCGGAGGGGCGATCACCCACGCCAAGGAGGGGTCACCCAACTTCAAGCTCGCGAAGTGGCTGATCATCGGCTCGGTGCCGATGGCCCTGCTCGGACCCTGGCTGATCCGCGAGGTCGCCGGCTCCGAGCCGGCATCCGTCGACACGCTGCTCAAGGAGTGCATCGGCTTCGCTCTCCTGCTGGCAGCCGCGACGTACGCCCTGCGGCTGTACGTCAACCTGCGTCGCGTCCGCGGCGGAGTCGGCGACGCCGACCCCGACCCGTTCATCCGCCCGCTCGCGACGTTGGCCGTCGGCGCCCTCGGCGGGCTCCTCGTCGGCATCACGAGCGTGGGCTCCGGCTCGGTCATCATGATCGCGCTGCTGATGCTCTACCCCGGCCTCTCGGCCGTGAAGCTCGTCGGCACCGACCTCGTCCAGGCCGTCCCGCTGGTCATGGCTGCGGCCATCTCCAACATCGTGATCAACGGTCTCGACTGGTCGATCCTGATCCCGCTGGTCATCGGCTCGGTGCCCGGCACGATCCTCGGCAGCAAGATCGCGCCCAAGGTCCCGCAGTCCTTCATCCGCCGCGGCATCGTGGTCGTGCTGACCATGTCGGGCGTGGCCCTGCTCGACAAGGCCGGCTGGGCGCCCCTCGGCGCCGGCGACGACGAGACCCACCCGATCCTGATCGCCGTCATCGGCCTCGTCATGATCGTGGTCGTGCCGCTCATCTGGGGCCTGCTGCGCAAGGAGCAGGGCCTGCCCATGTTCGGTGCACCCACCGTCGCCGAGCTCGAAGGCGAGAAGCGACGTCGGCAGATCGACGCCGGCTGA